From the genome of Zalophus californianus isolate mZalCal1 chromosome 6, mZalCal1.pri.v2, whole genome shotgun sequence, one region includes:
- the RIPK3 gene encoding receptor-interacting serine/threonine-protein kinase 3, which yields MSGGKLWPGGTPASLVCVEELENPEFIGAGRFGVVFRARHRTWDLDVAVKILKGEAISREVKAMASLRNQHLLLLLGVTQKLQWESTCGPALVTQFLENGSLAGLLQPGCPRPWPLLCRLLREFVLGMCYLHSRNPVLLHRDIKPSNVLLDSDLHAKLADFGLSTFQRGSRSGVGSGESAPAYLAPELLADVNRNATMASDVYSFGILMWAVLAGREAEIVAQTSLEQEAGCERQIRPPLTKLPQPSPETPGLEGLTELMQHCWSQEPKDRPSFQECRPNTEEALSLVTKEMDAAVSMVKKFLCENRGSNRMLSAPKPGPGGTETEGPRGTTGSHDIIVTEMLNRLNLKESPSSAPKKCTNLPERTRAWGDKVQPAQTAGIPSDSTAPSPQTPETSLFTNRMPSPNLAWTPGPEPEGNQGAKRRGTNWSPRAPRPNPKPGIPVTIRDSHAVQVGDNNYLVIQDGTALPTPGLAPWGQGQGRPRAPHK from the exons ATGTCTGGCGGCAAGTTATG GCCCGGCGGTACCCCAGCCTCCCTGGTGTGTGTCGAAGAATTGGAGAACCCAGAGTTCATCGGCGCAGGCAGGTTCGGGGTGGTGTTCCGGGCGCGACACAGGACGTGGGACTTAGATGTGGCGGTCAAAATCTTGAAGGG GGAGGCGATATCCAGGGAGGTGAAGGCCATGGCAAGTCTGCGGAACCAGCATCTACTGCTCCTGCTGGGGGTCACCCAGAAGCTACAGTGGGAATCCACCTGCGGGCCGGCTCTGGTGACTCAGTTCCTGGAAAATGGTTCCCTGGCAGGGCTGCTGCAGCCCGGCTGTCCTCGTCCTTGGCCTCTCCTCTGCCGCCTGCTGCGGGAGTTCGTGCTGGGGATGTGTTACCTGCATAGCCGGAACCCCGTGCTTCTGCACCGGGACATCAAGCCCTCCAACGTCCTGCTGGACTCAGACCTGCACGCCAAG CTGGCAGATTTTGGCCTGTCCACGTTTCAGAGAGGCTCAAGGTCAGGAGTTGGCTCTGGGGAGTCAGCCCCAGCCTACTTGGCCCCAGAACTTTTGGCTGATGTAAACCGGAACGCCACCATGGCTAGTGATGTCTACAG CTTCGGGATCCTAATGTGGGCAGTGCTAGCTGGAAGAGAAGCTGAGA tagTGGCTCAGACATCGCTGGAGCAGGAAGCAGGGTGTGAGAGGCAGATCCGGCCCCCGCTGACCAAGCTGCCGCAGCCCAGCCCTGAGACTCCTGGCTTGGAAGGACTAACGGAGTTAATGCAGCACTGCTGGAGCCAGGAGCCCAAGGACAGGCCCTCCTTCCAAG AATGCCGACCAAACACTGAGGAAGCCCTCAGTCTGGTAACCAAGGAGATGGATGCCGCAGTCTCCATG GTGAAGAAGTTCCTGTGTGAAAACCGGGGCAGCAACAGGATGTTGTCTGCGCCTAAGCCAGGCCCAGGAGGGACAGAAACGGAAGGCCCTAGGGGAACCACAGGAAGCCATGACATCATAGTCACTGAGATGCTAAACAGACTAAATCTGAAGGAgtcccccagctctgctcctaaAAAATGCACAAACCTTCCTGAGAGGACCAGGGCATGGGGAGACAAAGTTCAGCCCGCCCAGACAGCAGGGATACCTTCCGATTCAACAGCCCCATCTCCCCAAACTCCAGAGACCTCACTTTTCACAAATCGGATGCCCAGCCCCAACTTGGCTTGGACCCCAGGTCCTGAACCCGAAGGGAATCAG GGGGCTAAGAGACGTGGCACCAACTGGTCTCCCAGGGCACCACGGCCCAATCCAAAACCAG